Proteins co-encoded in one Cinclus cinclus chromosome Z, bCinCin1.1, whole genome shotgun sequence genomic window:
- the SKOR2 gene encoding SKI family transcriptional corepressor 2, which yields MATSPLPGPTDILLPSPSSAYPPDPMNQPRAGHAAMKPNQVGQVILYGIPIVSLVIDGQERLCLAQISNTLLKNFSYNEIHNRRVALGITCVQCTPVQLEILRRAGAMPISSRRCGMITKREAERLCKSFLGENRPPKLPDNFAFDVSHECAWGCRGSFIPARYNSSRAKCIKCSYCSMYFSPNKFIFHSHRTPDAKYTQPDAANFNSWRRHLKLTDKSPQDELVFAWEDVKAMFNGGSRKRALPPAPPAPAAAAPAACHPLGSVKAAAVVGGGLLSPHLLAAPPDLHQKRPRFEEDEELQEAVAAAHGGKSPRSYPVIPVPSKGSFGGMLQKFPGCGGLFPHPYGFPAAAFGLCHKKEEGGGGDALGGAAAHKAAGAAAAGGGLSGLFWPGRKDAAFYPPFCMFWPPRTPGGLPVPTYLQPPPQPPGALGCSLGGDGAGLLRQAFLDLSEPGGEAGPAGLGSGPAGLGTPPASAPPSAPAAAAAARDPLFESPPGGSAEPASPAASDGGSGGGGGGRVPPHHPHLLEAAGGRKAGGGYHHSSAFRPVGGKEDSESLAKLHGGGGGGPPRSASPLQLLLPPPPPPPPEDAGCERHPHPPHAAHRLLSPGGTSCSFASEESSEEEEDEEEEDEPEVDVEGHKPPEEEEEDEEEEAEEEPRGGDPLAAGGRFPPARGLPEKGGRERPAAGPFPRPPVEEKPGDGQVPLQPPAGAPRAGSGGSSPVHHPAPEEQPLYKDNQKSKESNQVILPTKEDTFSDKNKEHNFFITDSEPSGGDFWRDIAGEHTQETSSPHSLKKDVENMGKEELQKVLFEQIDLRRRLEQEFQVLKGSASFPVFNNFQDQMKRELAYREEMVQQLQIIPYAASLIRKEKLGAHLSKS from the exons ATGGCGACCAGCCCGCTGCCCGGACCCACAGATATCTTGCTGCCGTCGCCGTCCAGCGCGTACCCGCCGGACCCCATGAACCAGCCGAGGGCCGGCCACGCTGCCATGAAGCCCAACCAGGTGGGGCAGGTGATCCTCTACGGCATCCCGATCGTCTCCCTGGTGATCGACGggcaggagaggctgtgccTGGCGCAGATCTCCAATACCCTCCTCAAAAACTTCAGCTACAACGAGATCCACAACCGGCGGGTGGCCCTGGGCATCACCTGCGTGCAGTGCACGCCGGTGCAGCTGGAGATCCTGCGGAGGGCCGGGGCCATGCCCATCTCCTCCCGCCGCTGCGGCATGATCACCAAGAGGGAGGCGGAGCGGCTCTGCAAGTCCTTCTTGGGGGAGAACCGGCCCCCCAAATTGCCGGATAACTTCGCCTTCGACGTATCCCACGAGTGCGCCTGGGGATGCCGCGGGAGCTTCATCCCGGCCCGCTACAACAGCTCCCGGGCCAAGTGCATCAAGTGCAGCTACTGCAGCATGTACTTCTCGCCCAACAAGTTCATCTTCCACTCCCACCGCACACCCGACGCCAAGTACACCCAGCCCGACGCCGCCAACTTCAACTCCTGGCGCCGCCACCTGAAGCTGACCGACAAGAGCCCCCAGGATGAGCTGGTCTTCGCCTGGGAGGATGTCAAGGCCATGTTCAACGGCGGCAGCCGCAAGCGAGCCctgccgcccgccccgccggcccccgccgccgccgcccccgccgcctgCCACCCGCTGGGCTCGGTGAAGGCGGCGGCGGTGGTGGGCGGCGGGCTGCTGAGCCCGCACCTCCTGGCCGCCCCTCCCGACCTGCACCAGAAGCGGCCGCGCTTCGAGGAGGacgaggagctgcaggaggcggtggcggcggcgcaCGGCGGCAAGAGCCCGAGGAGCTACCCCGTCATCCCCGTGCCCAGCAAAGGCTCCTTCGGCGGCATGCTCCAGAAGTTCCCCGGCTGCGGCGGGCTCTTCCCGCACCCCTACGGCTTCCCCGCCGCCGCCTTCGGGCTCTGCCACAAGAAGGAggagggcggcggcggcgatGCCCTCGGCGGGGCGGCCGCGCACAAGGCcgccggggcggcggcggcgggcggagggcTCTCGGGGCTCTTCTGGCCTGGCAGGAAGGATGCCGCCTTCTACCCGCCCTTCTGCATGTTCTGGCCGCCGCGCACCCCGGGCGGGCTGCCGGTGCCCACCTACCTGCAGCCGCCGCCGCAGCCCCCCGGCGCCCTGGGATGCTCGCTGGGGGGGGACGGGGCGGGTCTGCTGCGCCAGGCTTTCCTGGACCTGTCGGAGCCCGGAGGCgaggcggggccggcggggctGGGGTCGGGGCcggcggggctggggacaccgCCCGCCTCCGCCCCCCCgtccgcgcccgccgccgccgccgccgcccgggaCCCGCTGTTCGAGTCGCCCCCCGGTGGCAGCGCCGAGCCCGCCTCGCCCGCCGCTTCCGAcgggggcagcggcggcggcggcggcgggcgggtCCCCCCGCACCACCCGCACCTGCTggaggcggcgggcgggcgCAAGGCGGGCGGAGGATACCACCACTCCAGCGCCTTCCGCCCGGTGGGCGGCAAGGAGGACTCGGAGAGCCTGGCCAAGCTGCacggcggtggcggcggcggtCCCCCGCGCTCCGCCTCGccgctgcagcttctgctgccgccgccgccgccgccgccccccgagGATGCGGGATGCGAGAGGCACCCGCATCCTCCGCACGCCGCGCACCGCCTCCTCTCCCCCGGAGGCACGAGCTGCAGCTTCGCCAGCGAAGAGAgcagcgaggaggaggaggacgaggaggaggaagacGAGCCCGAGGTGGACGTCGAGGGGCACAAGCCCCCcgaggaggaagaagaagatgaggaggaggaggccgaGGAAGAGCCCCGCGGAGGAGACCCCTTGGCGGCCGGCGGCCGCTTTCCACCCGCCCGGGGGCTGCCGGAGAAGGGCGGCCGGGAGCGCCCCGCCGCTGGCCCCTTCCCCCGTCCGCCCGTCGAGGAGAAGCCGGGGGATGGTCAAGTCCCACTGCAGCCGCCTGCTGGGGCCCCGCGGgcgggcagcggcggcagcagcccGGTACATCACCCGGCGCCCGAGGAGCAGCCCCTCTACAAAGAT aATCAGAAGAGCAAGGAGAGTAATCAGGTCATCCTGCCTACGAAAGAGGACACCTTCTCAG ATAAGAACAAGGAGCATAATTTTTTCATCACAGATTCAGAGCCTTCAGGAGGAGACTTCTGGAGAGATATAGCAG gagaacACACACAAGAAACCAGTTCACCTCATTCTCTGAAGAAGGATgtggaaaacatggggaaag AGGAGCTCCAGAAGGTTCTGTTTGAGCAGATCGACCTACGGAGGAGGCTGGAACAGGAATTCCAGGTGTTGAAAGGAAGCGCATCTTTCCCAGTCTTCA